The genomic segment CTACCGGTATCAGCGTGTCTCAGCCGACAAATAGCAAGAAATGTCAGCACAGAAATGCCAGAAATGTACAGTTTCCTCACCCCTCTGCTCTCTGACCGGGAAGCGCTGACGACTGTTGCTCTTTGtacaaatgtttgtgtttatgtggcgTGTTAATATCCGCGGATCAACCCAGCTGCCAGTTTATTGGGTCGGCCTAACTGAAATTTACAGTCTGATCCAGCAGTCCTGCACTAAATCCTCCTTCAGGAAGGTTCTAACGTTCGGTTCTGGTGAATCTGTTCTTGGGAGGTGGAGATTCAATTtcagagctgcaacgattagtcaattaatcgatcagtTGATCGGCAGCTATTGTGATAATCGTTTCATGATTTTGTGAAAAATTCTGTACATCctcaggttccagcttctccagtgtgaggatctgctgcttttctctgattcctgtcatagtaaactgaacatcttcgGGTTCCGGACCACTGTTCGGACGAAACGAGACATTTAAGGACGTCGCCTTGGATTGGGTTGAATATGCAAACGTGCACAGACTAAATCCAAGTGTTCTGAGGCTGGTTCAGTGTTAGACGAGTGCAtttttcctcctgtcctcccgGGGGCGACGTGGAGCCCCCTGTCCCTCACCGGACTCAACCCAAGTCGAGGAAGAGACGTGACCGTTTGGGAGGCAAAACAAACTTCTCCTGAAACAGAACCAGAGTTAGCTACCGGCCACAGGGACACAACTGACTGTCCATACGCACTATCCTGACAGCGTTTCGTGAATATGTAGCACataaaagcagataaaaaagGTGAAACACTTGTGTATTCAGCAGCATGGAGACCAAAGCCCCTGTTTTACTGAATGCGGTTCCTCCTTACGGACATGTCATTGCCAGCGAGAGATGGAGAAACTCGTCCCTCATCCAAAGCTTGAAGGGTAATTACTTACTTTATTTATCTAGGTTCAATGTCAGCCTTCGAGCCTGTAACTTTAGGTAACATTacttggggtttttttgcccGGAGACAGGAAACTTAACCGAAATACCATTTACTAAAATCTATATTTAAGGTTCTTTCGTATAGAAGCGGCCAAACACACCTTGTGGATTATAAAGATACAACCTTTTCTGTTTATAATTGTTCCAATCTTTGATTCGGCTCGGATGCCATCACCTAAAAATGTGtcaataatgtaataaaagtaCAATTTCAACTACCACTGCTCGCCGCTTATGTAACGTCGAGCAGTGAGGAACCCGTTGCTAGGTGACCGGTATCAATGCCGACACGAAGAGTGCGCGCTAAAGCGTTGGACGAGCCTCCGGAGAAACGATCCGTTTCAGTGTCAGCGTCGTCTGATGAGTAGAGGAACCTTTTACTACACTTTGAACGGTGTTCTGCGTGAAAGCAAAACCTCATTGACACCAACCTCATGGGCTAATGTGAAAATTATTTCCTCATCAAAATTTCAACACGAGAGTTAGAGAAATGtacatcacctttttttttgattattttcaacGCCACCAATGATTGAATTTTGTCggtatgaaaaaaaagtagGATTTGTCAATTTGTTGATCAGTCGACCAGAGTTTTGAGTTTTCAATTTTTAAGTTCACTTCTTCtctaatgtgaatatttgctggttttctcagtctaaatatctttgtgtttttgactaGTGGCACaaccaaacaatcaatttaaatatgtcagtttgagcatttttttaaaactaatttgtgaaattttgtggATCAAACGATTAATGGAGAAAATTTGTTCTGTTTCAATAATTGCGTCTGCGAAATGCACCCCGTCGCAGCTGACTGAAAAGTGACACGTTGTCGTCTTTCTCTTGAGtggtttttctgtctgaaggGGGAGAGAGGTCAGCCATAAACAAACCCTACTTCTGCTGCAGGTGGAGGGGTGAAAACCCTCTTTGAGAATGAGCTCGGTGTGGTAGATTTCCACCTTCCCAACAAAAGCTGCATCCTGTATGTGTCTGAGTGCGACATCGTAGCAGGGAACGGCCACAAGAGGAAACTGGTTCGCTACAGAAATGTGAGTTTAACGAAGGACGTGACTTTTGCTAAATGCTTCTCTGCGTCGTACCGTCTGATATGAACCATGCCCCCCCCTCTCGTTTCGTAGGCCAGCAGCAGTTTCCAGAAGCTGGTGTTGGTGGAGAACACCAGACTGAGCGAGCAGTACTTCTCCGCTGTGCAGAAGTTTGTGGTGTTTGACCTCGGCCTGACTCTGCTGCCGGTCAGCGGGCTGACCGAGGCCTCACAGCTCATCACTCAAATCGTAAGTAATGACGGGGATTCAACGCAGTAGACCCGCAACACCTCTGGCCCCAGAAATACTTTTGTAGGAACCTGTCGTCGTCTTCGGACAGACGTCATTATCCTACAGGCAGTCATCACAGGGTAACTTTCTGTCGTCTTCAATGTACGGGGAACGGCCCATCGTGCAATGGCGGCGGGAAATTCATTGCCAGGTTTCTTGATTTCAGAAAGTAATGAAACGTGTTTTAACACAAAGTTAAGATTATATCTTTTTACAGAAGAAATTATGTCGCTTAATATTTGACTCTATATGATTCAGTAAGATATATGAACTTGATTATGAGCCATGGGCTGAATCAGTTGTGTGCTGGAAATAATTATTCGGGCTACATTATCCCACCTTCGAGGTTTAAAAACAAGGTTatttcagaaacaaaataaatacacattgcTGGTTCCGTGTTTGTAGGATTTTGATACTCAAAGATCAAAATGAGGGGTCACAAGAAGAGTAACGGGTCGGGAAAGCCAGAAAATACAGATCTGTGCCCCCCAAAATTGTTCTCCCCGGGTCTCTAagacacattgaaataaaacaaggaaaaaatcATTATGTGCTTAAACCGGTCACCACCAGTAGACAAATCCAACCAGGGACAAAGGGTCATAACTAGACCGGTTGAGTTCTACTGATCCCGGCTACCATTCATTCGCCTTCAATTTAAAGGACAAAAACcggtgtttaaatgtgtttaaatttgaGAAAGAACAAGTGTGTGAGAGCAGATGTCACAACCTGCCGGTGCTAGAAAATGACCCATTCggctttctgtttgttttggcatAAAAGAGTCAAACACGGATCCTTGGTGGGAAGGTGGTTTATCTGGTGTCTGGTATATCTAACCCCTCGTAGCAGCAGAGTCGGGTTCTCACATTGATTTTCCAAACCCCTCTGGTGGTCTCCAGGTCCACAGGGACAGCAGAGACAACCCCTTCAGGAGGACAAGTTCCTCTCGTCTGTTGGACCCAGCGGTTCTGGCTCTGGTCCAGCAGGTC from the Xiphias gladius isolate SHS-SW01 ecotype Sanya breed wild chromosome 8, ASM1685928v1, whole genome shotgun sequence genome contains:
- the faap24 gene encoding Fanconi anemia core complex-associated protein 24 is translated as METKAPVLLNAVPPYGHVIASERWRNSSLIQSLKGGGVKTLFENELGVVDFHLPNKSCILYVSECDIVAGNGHKRKLVRYRNASSSFQKLVLVENTRLSEQYFSAVQKFVVFDLGLTLLPVSGLTEASQLITQIVHRDSRDNPFRRTSSSRLLDPAVLALVQQVPGVGRVKALALLQHFSSIQQLCNAAPAELESIVGQAAAQQIHSFFHRPTAAGT